The proteins below come from a single Prochlorococcus marinus str. MIT 9215 genomic window:
- a CDS encoding NAD(P)H dehydrogenase assembly family protein yields the protein MKFEIKDKVKLIAPVSYLKTSDNMPMLRPPDLVAIDEIGEVLSIKSPETVEVKFRRGSFLIDVDKIEKN from the coding sequence ATGAAATTTGAGATCAAGGATAAGGTTAAATTGATTGCGCCAGTCTCTTACTTGAAGACTTCAGATAATATGCCGATGTTAAGACCACCTGATCTAGTGGCAATTGATGAAATTGGAGAAGTTCTATCAATCAAATCTCCAGAAACTGTTGAAGTAAAGTTTAGAAGAGGTTCGTTTTTGATCGATGTTGATAAAATTGAGAAGAACTAA
- a CDS encoding M16 family metallopeptidase gives MLKKYFLNNTKRNFSTASIWIKGGSDLDIVGKKGINKILSSLLTRGCEGYNNFTLSEYIESYGAELNQEVFEDGISISIKSLNEHFSKMFPLIDLIINRPTLLEVEFQKVKKSSIDFIKKDKENPFNICFEKWKKIVYLNHPYAFNTNGIATDVSMITYEDVLLEFNNFKSRDKYLISNNLEINGESIKTLEKKPLEEQSRPINQDLSPNNRFYFNNNDSNQTIIMLGNQTCSRRSSEYMPLKVLESYLSYGMSAALFKIFREKNGITYDLGVYYPVRSGNAPFLVYLSVSNKKALFAFELLSSLWKDLLLNPLIDDEIFLAKEKLKGSLLLGNQSLDEILQRKIQLISYGISSISELDLISTIDEISSLDILKLTNKYFSKPFLSISGTKKISLEIAKRWKQNF, from the coding sequence ATGTTAAAAAAATATTTTTTAAATAATACAAAAAGGAATTTTTCAACGGCTTCAATTTGGATTAAAGGAGGCAGCGATTTGGATATTGTGGGCAAAAAAGGTATAAACAAGATCCTCAGTTCATTACTTACCAGGGGCTGTGAGGGTTATAATAACTTCACTCTTTCGGAGTATATTGAGTCCTATGGAGCAGAATTAAATCAAGAAGTATTTGAAGATGGTATTTCAATAAGTATTAAATCCCTAAATGAACATTTCAGCAAAATGTTCCCTCTTATAGATTTAATAATTAATAGACCAACTCTCTTAGAAGTTGAATTTCAAAAAGTAAAAAAATCCTCTATTGATTTTATAAAAAAAGATAAAGAGAATCCATTTAATATCTGTTTTGAAAAATGGAAAAAAATTGTTTATTTAAATCATCCTTATGCCTTTAATACAAATGGCATTGCAACTGATGTCTCAATGATTACCTATGAAGATGTTTTGCTTGAGTTTAATAATTTCAAAAGTCGAGATAAGTATTTAATTTCAAATAATTTAGAAATAAATGGAGAAAGTATAAAAACATTAGAAAAAAAACCCTTAGAAGAACAATCAAGGCCAATAAATCAGGATTTAAGTCCCAACAATAGATTTTATTTTAATAATAATGATTCAAATCAAACAATAATAATGTTGGGTAACCAAACTTGCTCTCGTAGAAGTAGTGAATATATGCCTCTTAAGGTTTTGGAATCATATTTATCTTATGGAATGAGCGCTGCTTTATTTAAAATTTTTAGGGAAAAAAATGGAATAACTTACGATTTAGGTGTTTATTATCCTGTTAGGAGTGGGAATGCTCCATTTTTAGTTTATTTATCGGTATCAAATAAAAAAGCCCTTTTTGCTTTTGAACTTTTATCTTCTTTATGGAAAGATTTACTTTTAAATCCCTTGATTGATGATGAAATATTTTTAGCTAAAGAAAAACTAAAAGGTTCTCTTCTATTGGGAAATCAATCACTAGATGAAATTTTACAAAGAAAAATACAATTAATTAGTTATGGTATTTCCTCAATTTCTGAACTCGATTTAATTTCCACAATAGACGAGATATCTTCATTAGACATTCTTAAATTAACTAATAAATATTTTTCAAAACCTTTTCTGAGTATTTCTGGCACTAAAAAAATATCTTTAGAAATTGCTAAAAGGTGGAAGCAAAACTTTTAA
- a CDS encoding M16 family metallopeptidase has product MKVGEVNYYTHSSKTRCVFVDNKELPLISIDIWCKAGSSFEDVDKNGTAHFLEHMIFKGSNKIKPGEFDHKIESLGGLSNASTGYDDVHYHVLVPPSNFKESLALLTNIVVAPDFNPDEFIKERGVVIDEIKQQNDQPEERLFNYFLKRVWLSPNYGNSILGTEHSIKNLEINDLVKFHNKHYNTEKICFAIAGNLSEEIYKTFEKSDLSGINKSPNLINLKNKPSLKIRNGRESVKFDNLEFSRIFMAWFIPNLNNQKNIIGLEILASILSVGRNSRLVKILKEDSNLVESVYVDVNAGELGGLFIMEASCEFKDIDLVEKQINKTIDEISNCNALTLNEIKKAINIVKSNYIFNLETSTQLSSFFGNELLWGRKSSIHNLESHLNYWNDLDNFKEITEYIRGEKFTLVASPRKC; this is encoded by the coding sequence ATGAAAGTAGGAGAAGTTAACTACTACACTCATTCAAGCAAAACTAGATGTGTGTTTGTGGATAATAAAGAATTGCCGCTAATTAGCATTGATATTTGGTGCAAAGCAGGTTCTTCATTTGAGGATGTTGATAAAAACGGCACCGCTCATTTTCTAGAACATATGATCTTTAAAGGATCAAACAAAATAAAGCCAGGTGAGTTTGACCATAAAATTGAATCTCTAGGCGGATTAAGTAATGCTTCAACAGGTTATGATGATGTACACTACCATGTCCTAGTTCCACCCAGTAACTTTAAAGAATCACTTGCTCTTTTGACAAATATTGTCGTTGCTCCAGATTTTAATCCTGATGAATTTATAAAAGAAAGAGGGGTAGTTATTGATGAAATAAAACAACAAAATGATCAGCCAGAAGAAAGATTATTTAATTATTTTTTGAAAAGGGTTTGGTTAAGTCCGAATTATGGTAATTCTATTCTGGGAACTGAACATAGTATTAAAAACCTAGAGATAAATGACCTGGTAAAATTTCATAACAAACACTATAATACCGAAAAGATTTGTTTTGCAATTGCTGGGAATCTCTCTGAAGAAATTTATAAAACTTTTGAAAAAAGTGATTTATCTGGCATAAATAAAAGTCCAAATTTAATAAATCTAAAAAATAAACCTTCTTTAAAAATTAGGAATGGCAGAGAATCAGTTAAGTTTGATAATTTAGAGTTTTCAAGAATATTTATGGCTTGGTTTATTCCAAACCTTAATAATCAAAAAAATATTATTGGACTAGAGATATTAGCATCAATACTCTCTGTTGGAAGAAACAGCAGATTAGTTAAAATTTTAAAAGAAGATAGTAATCTTGTTGAATCGGTATATGTAGATGTAAATGCTGGAGAATTAGGAGGATTATTTATAATGGAAGCAAGTTGCGAGTTCAAAGATATTGATTTAGTAGAAAAGCAAATTAATAAAACAATAGATGAGATTTCAAATTGTAATGCCTTGACTTTGAATGAAATAAAAAAAGCAATAAATATTGTAAAAAGTAATTACATCTTTAATTTAGAGACATCTACACAACTTTCTTCATTCTTTGGAAATGAACTTCTTTGGGGGAGAAAATCTTCAATCCATAATTTAGAAAGTCATTTAAATTATTGGAATGATTTGGATAATTTCAAGGAGATCACAGAATATATCCGTGGAGAAAAATTCACTTTAGTTGCATCCCCACGCAAATGTTAA
- a CDS encoding phycocyanobilin:ferredoxin oxidoreductase, with product MLSESLTKTKLTDPLILDLLQNIREHRSMLEDLVSIKIDPNLTNIISNEIGRELYIENEFHKAKGFRKLHIEVAEFSKNLRILHCVFFPDPKFDIPIFGMDLVKINDIVSAAIVDLSPASQNQGLKYEKLLSQVDKSSFSSLREIPKWGGIFSNNVFFASLKRNSEKNDFCRVVDQYLSILIKLSNKAKAEVDKEIIQERIDFQKNYCVQQMKNEKTSMVLLKYFDEKWVNNYIKTVLFDF from the coding sequence TTGTTGTCTGAATCTTTAACTAAAACAAAATTAACTGACCCTCTTATTTTGGACTTATTACAAAATATTAGAGAGCATAGATCAATGCTGGAAGATCTTGTGAGTATAAAAATTGATCCAAATCTAACTAACATAATATCTAACGAAATAGGCAGAGAACTATATATTGAGAATGAATTCCATAAAGCAAAAGGATTTAGAAAGTTACATATTGAAGTTGCAGAATTTTCAAAAAATCTTAGGATATTACATTGCGTTTTTTTCCCTGATCCAAAGTTTGATATCCCAATTTTTGGGATGGATTTAGTTAAAATAAATGATATTGTTTCTGCTGCTATTGTTGATTTATCACCGGCATCACAAAACCAAGGTTTGAAATACGAAAAATTACTTTCTCAAGTTGATAAAAGTTCTTTTAGCTCTTTGAGAGAGATTCCTAAATGGGGGGGTATTTTTTCTAATAATGTATTTTTTGCTTCCTTAAAAAGAAATTCCGAAAAAAATGATTTTTGCAGAGTTGTGGATCAATACCTCTCTATTTTGATCAAATTAAGCAACAAAGCTAAAGCGGAAGTTGATAAGGAAATTATCCAAGAGAGAATAGATTTTCAAAAAAATTATTGTGTTCAACAAATGAAGAATGAGAAGACTAGCATGGTTCTTTTAAAATATTTTGATGAAAAATGGGTCAATAATTATATAAAAACAGTCCTCTTCGATTTTTAA
- a CDS encoding HlyD family efflux transporter periplasmic adaptor subunit — MKIKKIKILLTYLLLFTPLSFGIISCSNNNKSNAKFKEEITADIIPPIKAVAALGQLSPSGEIRQLAAPISQFGSSPRIVQILVAEGNFVKKGDILAIFENGEKLISDLERNENLINTINEEITLKKDQIQRYESALSKEVYSFVEFSKRKEELLKLQKQKINLIGDQKNIKIDLFNSKLRSPIDGFILGINTRVGERPQNEGILDIGSSQKMEALIEVYESDIDRVFISQNVELSSENGGFQKILKGKVIRISPQVKQRKVLSTDPTGDADSRIIEVLVKLDQDSIDIVQNYAGMKVIAKFIP; from the coding sequence ATGAAAATAAAAAAAATTAAAATCTTATTAACTTATTTATTATTATTTACCCCATTATCTTTCGGGATAATCTCATGTTCAAACAATAATAAATCTAATGCAAAATTTAAAGAGGAAATAACTGCAGATATTATTCCGCCTATTAAAGCTGTTGCCGCACTAGGTCAACTGTCGCCCTCTGGAGAGATAAGGCAATTGGCAGCTCCAATAAGTCAGTTTGGCTCTTCCCCACGAATTGTTCAAATTTTAGTTGCTGAAGGAAATTTCGTGAAAAAAGGTGATATCCTGGCAATCTTTGAAAATGGAGAAAAATTAATTTCTGATCTTGAAAGAAATGAAAATCTAATTAATACCATTAATGAAGAAATTACACTAAAGAAAGATCAAATTCAAAGATATGAGTCAGCTTTGAGCAAAGAAGTATATTCTTTTGTAGAGTTTTCAAAGAGAAAAGAGGAATTATTAAAATTACAAAAACAAAAAATAAACCTTATCGGAGATCAAAAAAATATCAAGATAGATCTATTTAATTCAAAACTAAGGAGTCCAATTGATGGTTTTATCCTTGGAATAAATACGAGAGTTGGTGAGAGACCTCAAAATGAAGGGATTTTGGATATCGGTTCTAGTCAAAAAATGGAGGCTTTAATAGAGGTTTATGAATCTGACATCGATAGGGTCTTTATCTCTCAGAATGTTGAATTGAGCAGTGAAAATGGCGGTTTCCAAAAAATTCTTAAGGGAAAGGTGATTAGGATTAGTCCTCAGGTAAAACAAAGAAAAGTTTTATCGACTGATCCAACAGGGGATGCTGATTCGCGAATTATCGAGGTACTAGTAAAACTAGATCAAGATTCTATAGATATCGTTCAAAACTATGCAGGAATGAAAGTGATTGCAAAATTTATTCCCTGA
- the devC gene encoding ABC transporter permease DevC: MSFSFLKFRNIPLAWLLLTRQPLRLAVAIAGICFAGILMFMQLGFRDGLFDTSVTIHKLLDADLVLISPRSKSSISMSGFPKRRLIQTLAVEDVEKTAPVNLNYLLWRNPENLKTRSILALGFNPSDSLLLDEGFSKKAYKLRNPSRVLFDKLSRPEFGPIEEWFLSEKKVETEVAGKRVVVEGLVELGPSFGADGNLITSRETFLRLFPANPPGSIEIGLVKLKKGSDPKSISRILNNSLPNDVRVLTKNQFIEFEKNYWKNSTAIGFIFSLGALMGFVVGCVVVYQILYSDVTDHLPEYATLLAMGYRLKSLFFVVAREGFLLALFGYLPAYFSGQILYSVIRSSTKLPIIMDADKTILIFVLVLVMCMGSAAVAMRKLVDADPAEIF, from the coding sequence ATGAGTTTTTCTTTTTTAAAATTTAGAAATATACCATTGGCTTGGTTGCTATTAACTAGGCAACCATTAAGGCTAGCAGTTGCCATAGCTGGAATCTGTTTTGCTGGGATTTTGATGTTTATGCAATTAGGTTTTAGAGATGGTTTATTTGACACAAGCGTAACTATTCATAAACTTCTAGATGCCGATCTCGTTTTGATAAGTCCCAGATCAAAAAGCTCTATAAGTATGAGTGGATTTCCAAAAAGAAGATTAATTCAAACTCTCGCAGTAGAAGATGTTGAAAAAACTGCTCCAGTTAATCTAAATTATTTACTTTGGAGAAATCCCGAAAATCTTAAAACTAGATCAATACTTGCATTAGGTTTTAATCCCTCCGATTCACTTCTTTTAGATGAGGGATTCTCAAAGAAAGCTTATAAATTGAGAAATCCATCAAGAGTTCTTTTTGACAAACTATCTAGACCTGAATTTGGACCGATTGAAGAATGGTTCTTATCTGAAAAAAAAGTTGAGACTGAGGTTGCTGGAAAAAGAGTAGTAGTTGAGGGTCTTGTGGAGTTGGGACCATCTTTTGGTGCAGATGGTAATTTGATAACTAGTCGAGAAACCTTTTTAAGACTTTTTCCTGCTAATCCTCCCGGCAGTATAGAAATTGGTTTGGTAAAGCTAAAAAAAGGATCTGATCCTAAATCGATTTCAAGGATATTAAATAACTCACTCCCAAATGATGTTAGGGTTCTTACAAAAAATCAATTTATAGAATTTGAAAAGAATTATTGGAAAAATAGTACTGCAATAGGTTTTATATTTAGTTTAGGAGCCTTGATGGGTTTTGTTGTCGGGTGTGTGGTCGTTTATCAAATTCTTTATAGTGACGTTACAGATCACCTCCCAGAGTACGCCACCTTATTGGCAATGGGGTATAGACTTAAGTCTCTTTTCTTTGTCGTAGCTAGAGAGGGTTTTTTGTTGGCATTGTTTGGTTATTTACCTGCTTATTTCTCTGGTCAAATACTTTACTCAGTTATAAGAAGTTCTACTAAACTTCCAATAATAATGGACGCAGATAAAACTATTTTGATTTTCGTATTAGTTTTAGTTATGTGTATGGGGTCAGCCGCTGTTGCGATGCGTAAATTAGTTGATGCTGATCCTGCCGAAATTTTTTAA
- a CDS encoding DevA family ABC transporter ATP-binding protein → MVKANKSKNNVKKLKTVSIKNLSHFYGKNENKKQVLNDVNLNIDKGELVLLKGPSGCGKTTLLTLIGALRTCQSGDLTVLNNQLNGASRKTRQILRRSIGMIFQGHNLLRCLTAEQNVQMGADLIKGLTYLQRREIARNWLSAVGLEEHHKKLPNDLSGGQKQRVAIARALSANPKLLLADEPTSALDSVTGREIVTLLRKLAKEQNCSVLMVTHDPRISDMADRILNMEDGKIYSAHSELI, encoded by the coding sequence ATGGTTAAAGCTAATAAATCAAAAAATAATGTTAAAAAACTTAAAACAGTCTCAATAAAGAATTTGAGTCACTTTTATGGAAAAAATGAGAATAAAAAACAAGTTCTTAATGACGTTAATTTAAATATTGATAAAGGAGAATTGGTTCTTTTAAAAGGACCTTCTGGATGTGGTAAAACTACTCTTTTAACCTTAATTGGTGCCTTGAGAACCTGTCAAAGTGGAGATTTAACTGTATTAAATAATCAGTTAAATGGAGCATCAAGGAAAACGCGCCAGATTCTTAGAAGAAGTATTGGAATGATTTTTCAAGGTCACAATCTTCTGAGATGTTTAACAGCAGAACAAAATGTACAAATGGGTGCCGATTTAATAAAAGGCTTAACATATTTGCAAAGACGTGAAATAGCACGGAATTGGTTGTCAGCAGTAGGTTTAGAAGAACATCATAAAAAGTTGCCAAATGACTTATCTGGTGGTCAGAAACAGAGAGTAGCAATTGCTCGAGCTTTATCTGCTAACCCAAAACTCTTATTAGCTGATGAGCCCACATCTGCTTTAGATAGCGTTACAGGAAGAGAAATAGTAACCCTTTTAAGAAAACTAGCAAAAGAGCAAAATTGTTCTGTACTTATGGTGACGCATGATCCAAGAATTTCTGATATGGCTGATAGGATATTAAATATGGAAGATGGTAAAATATATAGTGCCCATAGTGAGCTAATATAA